One segment of bacterium DNA contains the following:
- a CDS encoding glycosyltransferase family 39 protein codes for MSRKLQAIAAAVVATASVSASLVAFFYYHPARREILTIFGNEIAHVFLFFALAWAAYFVGRLVYRSVFRQRKPYWEIQLALGFIIFGLAAFALAAVHLLYPWVVRAAVLLLLGLSAPLLWRYSNEFGGFFKERLTSLTPGPLLVAAAVAPLVAAALIRVGLPPFEWDSLVYHIYLPKVYAEAHGFVYLPRLAYSSMPLGAEMMFTWAYLWNGVGCAAAVAPLINGLMAVATWRLARRYMDNLWATAAAAFLFITPAFLVYFPSAYVDMILGAFALMALFIYLRGFRNYGDAALAGVLLGAALGVKYTGVYALIGLVPIFVTDLLRRRVYLRHVITFLAVAFITVVPWLGKAFVERGNPVFPSLYNIFGGRDLSPVAAEKVLVWQKSIGMGRDPIDYVLLPYRVSFEADTGYEKFDGFMLPFSLVGLLLSLIWFRRWRLITYTTLYFVAWAFLASQQLRFLSAAFATSAILTAGVFAHITAPFKRVARTALTFILIASVIAFGYAVTALGVCYYVPDALKYIMSRNVDSYLLRTVPVYPADIFVNENLPEDAVILMIFNDHLLYLERKAIYDSFFEASETLIHVATLDTPSEVADYVDELGATHIFTGRFAESYFWSHYDPATRVLWEAYIRGYTDVIYDDGEIEIRAIKRRGGAFDIAYDRGA; via the coding sequence ATGTCGCGGAAATTACAAGCTATCGCTGCGGCGGTCGTCGCTACCGCGAGCGTGTCGGCGTCGTTGGTCGCGTTTTTTTATTATCACCCGGCCCGCCGGGAGATACTAACGATATTCGGGAATGAAATCGCGCACGTTTTTCTATTCTTCGCGCTTGCCTGGGCGGCGTATTTCGTGGGTCGGCTTGTCTACCGGTCCGTCTTCCGCCAACGAAAACCGTATTGGGAAATCCAGCTCGCGCTCGGTTTCATAATATTCGGCCTGGCCGCTTTTGCCTTAGCTGCGGTCCACTTATTGTACCCGTGGGTAGTACGCGCCGCGGTGCTGCTTTTGTTGGGCTTATCCGCCCCGCTGCTGTGGCGTTACAGCAACGAGTTCGGCGGCTTTTTCAAAGAGCGTTTAACGTCGTTGACGCCCGGGCCGCTCCTCGTCGCGGCCGCCGTCGCGCCGCTTGTCGCCGCAGCCCTTATACGCGTCGGCCTGCCGCCGTTCGAGTGGGACTCCCTCGTCTACCACATCTACCTCCCGAAAGTTTACGCGGAAGCTCACGGCTTCGTATACCTGCCGCGGCTGGCGTACTCGTCTATGCCGCTGGGCGCGGAGATGATGTTCACGTGGGCTTACCTGTGGAACGGCGTAGGCTGCGCCGCCGCGGTGGCGCCCTTGATTAACGGCCTTATGGCCGTCGCGACCTGGAGGTTGGCCCGCCGTTATATGGACAACCTATGGGCCACGGCCGCGGCCGCCTTCCTCTTTATTACCCCCGCTTTTTTAGTGTATTTCCCCTCGGCGTACGTGGATATGATCTTGGGCGCTTTCGCGTTAATGGCGCTCTTTATTTACCTGCGAGGGTTCAGAAATTATGGCGACGCGGCGCTCGCGGGCGTCCTTTTGGGCGCCGCGTTGGGCGTAAAATATACCGGCGTGTATGCGTTGATCGGGCTGGTTCCCATTTTCGTAACCGACCTATTACGTCGTCGCGTTTACCTCCGGCACGTAATAACCTTTCTCGCCGTAGCCTTTATTACGGTAGTACCGTGGTTGGGGAAAGCGTTCGTGGAGCGGGGAAACCCTGTATTCCCATCGCTTTACAACATTTTCGGCGGCCGCGACTTATCGCCCGTAGCCGCGGAAAAAGTCTTGGTGTGGCAAAAATCGATAGGAATGGGGCGGGACCCCATAGATTACGTACTTTTGCCGTACCGTGTATCCTTCGAAGCTGACACCGGCTACGAAAAGTTCGACGGCTTTATGTTGCCCTTCAGCCTTGTAGGTTTATTGCTATCTTTAATTTGGTTCCGGCGGTGGCGATTAATAACGTACACGACACTCTACTTCGTCGCGTGGGCATTTTTGGCATCTCAGCAATTAAGGTTTTTAAGCGCGGCCTTCGCGACGTCCGCGATTTTAACCGCGGGGGTTTTCGCGCATATAACGGCGCCATTTAAACGCGTGGCGCGTACCGCGTTGACGTTTATTTTAATAGCCTCGGTAATCGCCTTCGGGTACGCCGTCACGGCGCTTGGGGTCTGTTACTATGTCCCTGACGCGTTGAAATATATCATGAGCCGCAACGTCGACAGTTATTTATTACGAACGGTCCCTGTATACCCCGCCGACATATTCGTGAACGAAAACTTACCCGAGGACGCCGTAATTTTGATGATTTTTAACGACCATTTGCTATACTTGGAAAGGAAGGCTATATACGACTCGTTTTTCGAGGCGTCCGAAACGTTGATCCACGTAGCAACGCTGGATACGCCTTCGGAAGTCGCGGACTACGTCGACGAGCTGGGAGCTACGCACATTTTTACCGGGCGGTTCGCCGAAAGTTACTTCTGGAGCCATTACGACCCTGCAACGCGCGTACTCTGGGAAGCGTACATAAGGGGATATACTGACGTAATTTACGATGACGGCGAAATCGAAATTCGTGCCATAAAACGGCGCGGCGGTGCTTTTGATATCGCCTACGACAGAGGGGCCTAA
- a CDS encoding LptA/OstA family protein, with protein sequence MPTENAEPARAEAEGAAKPYHVEADVTEGYYSAGNQVLHGIGHVVIVHGNTIITCDEAYSYEAEKLATLLGNVKVKDNTQNYTLTSGYAEYHRGEKLSVATKSPRLILERDRPITITADIMRMWMDQDYGEAASDVKIVSEDVEGYGQKLKHFGKEDKIELSGKPVVNQGDSRLAGDVITLFLEEEKLRRAVAEGSARILYFSRSEEEEEEGATPGEEEQGESFTPEPAEALGEPGEEAPPAASEAEGEAGSGEIAAGEAEAGAGDEGEEPPSGRVEASGRNMEGFFADGVLEQVDIVGDAEGHYWPFDEFGRETGEQVDAAGDLIRVMMNEGDVKKIIVEGNAEGVYRPAKAEGRSGVTQTAGDRISVFVSAREVRRIVVLGRARGSYFTEETPAAKESEGSGG encoded by the coding sequence GTGCCGACGGAAAACGCGGAGCCGGCTCGAGCCGAGGCAGAGGGCGCAGCGAAACCCTACCACGTCGAAGCGGACGTTACCGAAGGGTACTACTCGGCCGGAAACCAGGTATTGCACGGCATAGGCCACGTCGTAATCGTGCACGGCAATACCATCATAACTTGCGACGAGGCGTATTCGTACGAAGCGGAAAAGCTCGCGACCCTGCTCGGCAACGTTAAGGTAAAAGACAACACGCAGAATTATACATTGACTTCCGGGTACGCCGAGTACCACCGCGGCGAGAAACTCTCGGTAGCCACGAAGAGCCCTCGGCTTATCCTCGAGCGGGACCGGCCTATAACGATAACGGCCGATATAATGCGGATGTGGATGGACCAGGATTACGGCGAAGCCGCCAGCGACGTTAAAATCGTTTCTGAGGACGTCGAAGGTTACGGCCAGAAGTTAAAGCATTTCGGTAAAGAGGATAAGATAGAGTTGAGCGGCAAGCCTGTAGTAAACCAGGGCGATAGCCGCCTCGCCGGCGACGTCATTACGCTATTCCTCGAAGAGGAGAAGTTGCGGCGCGCCGTCGCCGAAGGGTCCGCCCGCATTCTATATTTCTCCCGAAGCGAAGAGGAAGAGGAGGAAGGGGCTACCCCGGGGGAAGAGGAACAGGGAGAAAGCTTTACGCCCGAACCGGCCGAGGCTCTCGGCGAACCCGGCGAAGAAGCACCGCCCGCCGCCTCGGAGGCCGAAGGGGAAGCCGGCTCCGGCGAAATCGCCGCAGGAGAGGCTGAGGCGGGCGCCGGCGACGAAGGTGAGGAACCTCCTTCGGGCCGCGTCGAAGCCTCCGGCCGCAATATGGAAGGTTTCTTCGCAGACGGCGTCCTCGAGCAGGTGGACATCGTCGGCGACGCCGAGGGGCACTATTGGCCCTTCGACGAATTCGGCCGGGAGACCGGCGAACAGGTGGACGCCGCGGGCGACTTAATCCGGGTGATGATGAACGAAGGCGACGTTAAAAAAATTATCGTGGAGGGCAACGCGGAAGGCGTATACCGTCCGGCCAAAGCCGAGGGCAGGAGCGGCGTAACCCAGACGGCGGGCGACCGCATTTCAGTTTTCGTTTCGGCGCGGGAGGTGCGTCGCATCGTCGTTTTAGGCCGCGCGCGCGGTTCCTATTTTACCGAAGAAACGCCGGCCGCTAAAGAAAGTGAGGGCTCCGGTGGTTAA
- the lptB gene encoding LPS export ABC transporter ATP-binding protein has product MSPSRTAEAKKADAALRTEDLIKVYSGRRVVDHVSIDVKPGEIVGLLGPNGAGKTTTFYIIVGLIKPNAGRIFLGSKELTRLPMYKRARRGVGYLSQEPSIFRKLSVEENILAILEVMGGNSRQRRSRARELLEVMGVDHLLKAKAYTLSGGERRRVEIARALASEPLYLLLDEPFAGIDPLAVEDIQNIVLQLQKAGLGILITDHNVRETLEITHRAYIMFEGQILISGDAEKLINDPDARKIYLGEKFRM; this is encoded by the coding sequence ATCTCGCCGTCTCGGACGGCCGAAGCCAAAAAGGCCGACGCCGCTCTAAGGACCGAGGACCTGATTAAGGTCTATTCGGGGCGGCGCGTCGTGGACCACGTATCCATCGACGTTAAACCGGGGGAAATAGTGGGCCTGCTGGGTCCGAACGGCGCCGGAAAGACGACCACTTTTTATATTATCGTCGGCCTAATTAAACCCAACGCCGGAAGGATATTCCTGGGCTCGAAGGAATTGACCAGGCTGCCGATGTACAAACGCGCGCGGCGGGGCGTAGGTTATTTGTCCCAAGAGCCTTCGATCTTTAGAAAACTGAGCGTCGAGGAGAACATACTGGCCATACTCGAGGTTATGGGCGGGAATTCGCGTCAGCGCCGCAGCCGGGCCCGGGAGCTGCTCGAGGTGATGGGGGTGGACCACCTACTGAAGGCGAAAGCCTATACGCTGTCGGGGGGCGAGCGCCGGCGCGTTGAAATAGCGCGTGCGCTCGCGTCGGAACCGCTGTACCTCTTGTTGGACGAACCGTTCGCCGGCATCGACCCCCTCGCGGTGGAGGATATCCAGAACATCGTTTTACAGCTGCAGAAGGCCGGCCTGGGAATTCTCATTACGGACCACAACGTCCGCGAAACCCTCGAGATAACCCACCGCGCCTACATAATGTTCGAAGGCCAGATACTAATTTCGGGCGACGCCGAAAAGCTTATCAACGACCCCGACGCGCGTAAAATTTATTTGGGCGAGAAATTCCGTATGTAG
- the rpoN gene encoding RNA polymerase factor sigma-54: MKITQRLEQRQIISQRLQQSLRLLTLNNLEVEGAIEEELEANPVLEWEPGLYAAERPRPSLSERVENIDWQDYFENASRDDYFNEREEEFDQFAAAAEPPVTLAENLVRQLEVSGVSDSDFEAAAYIISALDRDGYLRVPIASIAEEIGVKASSAERVLTEIVQKLEPRGVGARDLREALFLQYEEAGEAAPPLAGVIIDKYLDRTVTDSPAKLAARLKVSPAEVEEAIDFITSLEPRPGRAFGGETNPSLIPDVRLELVAGNVEITLMDDRVGRLYISPRYRALLAGDGDPDQETVRFLKNRLTAAASFIRALHQRRRTLERVVAAIFERQREFLLIGEPGLKPLTMEEVAEQVGFHVSTVSRAVARKVADTPPGVYLLKYFFTGRVSAAEGSVSVERAKAVLEDIIEDEDKNAPLSDEELSAELSKSGVRVARRTVAKYRRGLKIPGKYGRKKRV; the protein is encoded by the coding sequence ATGAAAATCACCCAAAGACTGGAACAACGCCAAATCATATCGCAGCGGCTCCAGCAGTCGCTTCGCCTCCTCACGTTGAACAACCTGGAAGTCGAGGGCGCTATCGAAGAAGAATTGGAGGCCAACCCCGTTTTAGAGTGGGAACCGGGCCTTTACGCCGCCGAGAGGCCGCGGCCGTCGCTCAGCGAGCGCGTGGAGAATATCGACTGGCAGGATTACTTCGAGAACGCGTCGCGCGACGATTATTTTAACGAGAGAGAGGAAGAGTTCGACCAATTCGCGGCGGCCGCGGAGCCCCCCGTTACGCTGGCGGAGAATCTCGTCCGTCAGCTCGAAGTATCGGGCGTGAGCGACTCCGATTTCGAAGCGGCGGCGTACATTATCTCCGCGCTCGACCGCGACGGATATTTAAGGGTGCCCATCGCCTCCATCGCTGAAGAAATAGGCGTTAAGGCGAGCAGCGCGGAACGGGTCCTGACCGAAATCGTCCAAAAGCTCGAGCCCCGGGGCGTGGGTGCGCGCGACCTTAGAGAAGCGCTGTTTCTGCAGTACGAAGAGGCCGGCGAAGCGGCACCGCCGCTCGCGGGGGTGATAATAGACAAGTATTTAGACCGAACCGTGACCGATTCGCCGGCGAAGCTTGCCGCGAGACTCAAAGTATCGCCGGCCGAAGTCGAAGAGGCCATAGATTTCATCACGAGCCTCGAGCCTCGCCCGGGCAGGGCTTTCGGCGGCGAAACGAACCCGTCGCTAATCCCCGACGTTCGCCTCGAGCTCGTGGCCGGAAACGTCGAAATTACGCTAATGGACGACAGGGTAGGCCGGTTGTATATAAGCCCGCGCTACCGCGCGTTGCTGGCGGGCGACGGCGACCCGGACCAGGAAACCGTTCGCTTTTTGAAGAACCGTTTGACGGCCGCGGCGTCGTTCATACGCGCGCTGCACCAACGGCGGCGTACGCTCGAGCGGGTGGTAGCCGCCATATTCGAACGCCAACGCGAGTTCCTGCTCATCGGCGAACCCGGCCTGAAACCCCTTACGATGGAAGAGGTCGCGGAGCAAGTCGGTTTCCACGTCTCCACCGTTTCCCGCGCCGTCGCCCGAAAAGTGGCCGATACGCCCCCGGGCGTTTACCTCTTGAAGTACTTCTTCACCGGACGCGTTTCGGCGGCCGAGGGCTCGGTATCGGTAGAACGCGCTAAAGCCGTGCTGGAAGATATTATCGAAGACGAGGACAAGAACGCACCCCTATCGGACGAAGAACTGTCCGCGGAGCTATCCAAAAGCGGCGTTCGCGTCGCGAGGCGGACGGTCGCGAAGTACCGCCGAGGGTTAAAAATCCCGGGCAAATATGGCAGAAAGAAGAGAGTGTGA
- a CDS encoding NAD(P)/FAD-dependent oxidoreductase, with product MAERRECDVVVVGGGPAGYPAAIRAARLGADVVLIEEGRLGGTCLNVGCIPTKFYCRRSAAGTRSWSDAVADKDRLVGELVAGIEFLFQRRGVELVRGRGRLAGNREVVVEGDAKTVLRARKGILYAPGSVTLSLPAMPVDHRLVLESDDLVDSPLDFKSLVVVGGGAIGLEWAAICRRRGAEITVVEMMSQLLPGLDADVARRLAGLLKRAGIRVMVGAKVENLGKRGDGVAVHLADGRVLEAERALVAVGRQGNIEEEELRPVGVESERRRVKTTPTMATTAEGIWAAGDAAAGGPMLAHVATRQGLVAVENMLGGRKEMNYDRVPWAVFSEPEAAGVGLNASQARERGVAAREGKADYRALGRPRADGFVDGFFKVLAAEEDGKILGAHVVGHGAAEVVQIVSAAMACNATVAELGEFIAVHPTYAELVAEALEDWQGLATHKP from the coding sequence ATGGCAGAAAGAAGAGAGTGTGACGTAGTCGTCGTGGGCGGCGGCCCCGCCGGCTACCCGGCCGCGATACGCGCCGCCCGCCTGGGCGCCGACGTCGTTTTAATAGAGGAAGGCCGGCTGGGCGGGACTTGCCTTAACGTCGGTTGCATCCCGACGAAGTTTTACTGCCGGCGCAGCGCCGCCGGTACTCGCTCCTGGAGCGACGCCGTCGCCGATAAGGACAGGTTGGTCGGCGAGCTCGTCGCCGGAATCGAATTCCTATTCCAAAGGCGAGGCGTGGAGCTCGTCCGGGGACGGGGCCGCCTGGCGGGCAACCGCGAGGTCGTCGTCGAGGGCGACGCGAAGACGGTTTTAAGAGCGCGGAAGGGGATATTGTACGCGCCCGGTTCCGTCACGCTGTCCCTTCCGGCGATGCCGGTCGACCACCGGCTCGTCCTGGAGAGCGACGACCTCGTCGATTCGCCGCTGGATTTTAAAAGCCTCGTCGTCGTAGGGGGCGGCGCCATAGGGCTCGAGTGGGCCGCTATATGCCGGCGTCGCGGCGCAGAAATAACCGTGGTGGAGATGATGTCGCAGCTGCTCCCGGGGCTCGACGCGGACGTCGCGCGGCGCCTCGCCGGCCTTTTGAAACGTGCCGGCATCCGGGTAATGGTGGGCGCTAAGGTAGAGAACCTGGGAAAACGCGGCGACGGCGTCGCCGTCCATCTGGCCGACGGGCGCGTTCTCGAGGCGGAACGGGCGCTGGTCGCCGTGGGGCGGCAGGGGAATATCGAAGAGGAGGAGCTCCGCCCGGTGGGCGTGGAGAGCGAACGTCGCCGCGTTAAAACGACCCCCACGATGGCGACCACGGCCGAAGGTATTTGGGCGGCGGGCGACGCCGCGGCCGGGGGCCCGATGTTGGCGCACGTCGCGACGCGGCAAGGCCTGGTAGCGGTGGAGAACATGCTGGGCGGCCGCAAAGAGATGAACTACGACCGCGTACCCTGGGCCGTCTTCTCGGAGCCGGAGGCGGCCGGCGTGGGCCTGAACGCGAGCCAGGCCCGAGAACGCGGCGTCGCCGCGCGCGAGGGGAAGGCCGACTACCGCGCGCTCGGGCGCCCGCGCGCCGACGGCTTCGTCGACGGCTTCTTTAAAGTCCTGGCCGCGGAAGAGGACGGAAAAATATTGGGCGCCCACGTCGTTGGCCACGGCGCCGCGGAAGTCGTCCAAATCGTATCCGCGGCGATGGCGTGCAACGCGACCGTAGCCGAGCTGGGCGAATTCATAGCCGTACACCCGACGTACGCCGAGTTGGTCGCGGAAGCGTTGGAGGACTGGCAGGGCTTGGCCACGCACAAGCCTTAA
- a CDS encoding lipoyl synthase — MHTHESERIPAWLRRPVTERVGRGPARRAVANLNTVCEEARCPNRGRCMGEDRTAAFLLMGPGCSRDCRFCSVSPGPKPLDAREPEKVARAAAALELEYVVVTSTTRDDLADGGAEHIRAAVEAIRAALPSADVEVLAPDFAGARRPVDLVSSAPIAVFGHNVETVPRLYPGVRPGAEYKRSLEVLAWAAESGVLTKSALLVGLGEEEDEVYAVLRDLRSAGVSIVAIGQYFRPTRNQLAVTRFWDPRGFKELEAAARAMGFSAAACAPYVRSSYRAGNIYRRVKNGRGESGSS, encoded by the coding sequence GTGCATACGCACGAGAGCGAACGCATTCCCGCGTGGCTTAGGCGGCCCGTAACCGAACGCGTCGGCCGGGGGCCGGCGCGGCGCGCCGTCGCGAACCTGAATACGGTGTGCGAAGAGGCCCGGTGCCCGAACCGCGGCCGTTGTATGGGGGAGGACAGAACTGCCGCTTTTTTGCTTATGGGGCCCGGCTGTTCGCGCGACTGCCGGTTCTGTTCGGTGTCGCCCGGGCCCAAGCCGCTCGACGCGCGGGAGCCAGAAAAAGTCGCCCGGGCCGCGGCCGCGCTCGAGCTGGAATACGTCGTCGTGACGTCTACCACCCGCGACGACCTGGCCGACGGCGGGGCGGAACACATACGTGCGGCGGTCGAAGCCATCCGCGCGGCGTTGCCCTCCGCCGACGTCGAGGTATTGGCCCCGGACTTCGCCGGCGCGCGCCGACCCGTCGACCTCGTGTCGTCGGCGCCCATAGCGGTTTTTGGCCACAACGTCGAGACCGTACCGCGCCTGTACCCCGGCGTTCGGCCGGGAGCCGAATATAAGCGTTCGCTCGAGGTGTTGGCGTGGGCGGCGGAATCCGGCGTATTGACGAAATCGGCTTTACTGGTGGGCCTGGGCGAAGAAGAGGATGAGGTGTACGCCGTCTTGCGGGATTTGCGTTCGGCCGGCGTTTCGATAGTAGCGATAGGGCAGTACTTCAGGCCGACCAGGAACCAACTAGCGGTAACCCGGTTCTGGGACCCGCGGGGTTTTAAGGAACTGGAGGCGGCGGCGCGAGCCATGGGTTTCTCGGCCGCGGCGTGCGCCCCGTACGTACGCTCCTCGTACCGGGCCGGGAATATCTATCGCCGCGTAAAAAACGGCCGGGGGGAATCCGGCTCTTCTTGA
- the raiA gene encoding ribosome-associated translation inhibitor RaiA — protein MGLQITGKRVDVTDAMKNYIEKKINKITKRLRDVQDAVVTLRIERYHHIAEITIAADHLTIRGEGNTADMYSSIDMACSKIEKQIRKYRSRIQSRRAARPGKTHEAVMTVYDHRAMAGEQDTRVVVGVDRIPVKPMTVEEAVMEMDLMSRDFLVFKNAETDEVNVIYHRRDGNIGLIEP, from the coding sequence GTGGGGTTACAGATTACCGGGAAGCGCGTCGACGTTACGGACGCGATGAAAAATTATATCGAGAAAAAGATAAACAAAATAACCAAAAGGCTCAGAGATGTCCAGGACGCCGTCGTAACGCTGAGGATCGAGAGGTACCATCATATCGCCGAGATTACTATCGCAGCCGACCATTTGACGATCAGGGGCGAAGGCAACACCGCCGATATGTACTCCTCCATAGATATGGCCTGCAGCAAGATAGAAAAGCAGATACGGAAATACCGCAGTAGGATCCAGAGCCGACGAGCGGCGCGTCCCGGAAAAACCCACGAAGCCGTCATGACGGTTTACGACCACCGCGCTATGGCCGGGGAACAGGACACTCGCGTCGTAGTCGGCGTAGATAGAATACCGGTAAAACCCATGACCGTGGAGGAAGCGGTCATGGAAATGGACCTTATGAGTCGAGATTTTTTAGTTTTCAAGAACGCGGAGACGGATGAGGTAAACGTCATTTACCATCGCCGCGACGGCAATATCGGCCTGATAGAACCTTAG
- a CDS encoding PTS sugar transporter subunit IIA, whose product MKISDFVDPSGIKMEIEAQNKDGALRELVALAAGTGKISDELAILKAVRERENLCSTGFENGAAIPHPRQGHPDIVKELVAVFARSSEGIDFEALDEKPVHLFFLLCAPTDSEHLRALAKLSRFLKKEAVRKRLLEAKTSDDVLAVIKEEEV is encoded by the coding sequence GTGAAGATATCGGATTTCGTCGACCCCAGCGGGATAAAAATGGAGATAGAGGCGCAGAATAAAGACGGCGCCCTCCGCGAGCTCGTCGCGCTCGCCGCCGGGACCGGCAAAATAAGCGACGAATTAGCGATCTTAAAAGCGGTGCGGGAGCGGGAAAACCTGTGCAGTACCGGATTCGAGAACGGCGCCGCGATACCGCACCCCCGCCAGGGTCATCCCGACATCGTAAAAGAATTGGTTGCCGTATTCGCCCGCTCCTCGGAGGGCATCGACTTCGAAGCGCTCGACGAGAAACCCGTACACCTGTTCTTCCTCCTGTGCGCGCCCACCGATAGCGAGCACTTGCGGGCGCTGGCCAAGCTCTCGCGCTTCTTAAAGAAGGAAGCCGTCCGCAAGAGGCTCTTGGAGGCGAAAACGTCGGATGACGTACTGGCGGTGATTAAAGAGGAAGAGGTTTAA
- the hprK gene encoding HPr(Ser) kinase/phosphatase, which produces MAKRRKETANVEELSLGGTKPPVGVKVGEMLIETEKTLKLSSLEDNGGFDRHVRGTEINRPGLAITGYFDRFSYRQVQVLGMTELSYLASLNEQRRSEIFKKITSFEGLPCFVVARGRRPPPALKVAARNRGIPVAVSRRRTTDVIALLSDYLRDKFAPRLAFHGDLLDVYGVGVLILGPAGVGKSECALDLIARGHRIVADDVVHVRRRITGELVGDTKENIREHIEIRGLGVLNVKQLFGIRAVRTSKNVELVVKIEPLNPKEEYDRTGLDRRVVNILGVEAPFIVIPVVPGKNISSLVEVAALDYLLKRYGFDAARVFNDKLRAEIAADYELRKRGKV; this is translated from the coding sequence ATGGCGAAACGCCGAAAGGAAACGGCCAACGTCGAGGAATTATCTCTGGGCGGCACGAAGCCGCCCGTCGGCGTTAAGGTCGGCGAAATGCTCATCGAGACGGAGAAAACCCTTAAGCTATCCTCCCTCGAAGATAACGGCGGCTTCGACCGGCACGTCCGCGGTACGGAAATCAACCGGCCCGGTTTGGCCATCACGGGCTACTTCGACCGGTTTTCGTACCGCCAGGTTCAGGTCCTCGGTATGACGGAGCTCTCGTACCTGGCTAGTTTAAATGAACAGCGGCGCTCCGAGATTTTTAAAAAAATCACTTCGTTCGAAGGCCTACCGTGTTTCGTCGTGGCGCGCGGGAGAAGGCCGCCGCCGGCGTTAAAGGTAGCGGCGCGTAACAGGGGTATACCGGTAGCCGTCTCCCGGCGCCGGACTACCGACGTAATCGCGCTCCTCTCGGATTACCTTCGCGACAAGTTCGCGCCCCGCTTGGCCTTTCACGGCGACCTGCTCGACGTCTACGGCGTCGGCGTCCTTATTCTAGGGCCCGCCGGGGTGGGTAAAAGCGAATGCGCCCTGGATTTAATCGCCCGCGGCCACCGCATCGTAGCGGACGACGTAGTGCACGTCCGCCGTCGCATAACGGGGGAGCTCGTCGGCGACACCAAGGAGAATATCCGGGAACACATCGAAATCCGCGGCCTGGGCGTACTGAACGTCAAGCAACTGTTCGGCATACGGGCCGTACGCACGTCAAAAAACGTAGAACTCGTCGTGAAAATTGAACCGCTCAACCCCAAGGAGGAGTACGACCGCACGGGGCTCGACAGACGAGTCGTCAACATCCTCGGCGTCGAGGCCCCCTTTATCGTTATCCCGGTGGTACCGGGCAAAAACATTTCGTCCCTCGTGGAGGTAGCGGCGTTGGACTATCTATTGAAACGTTACGGCTTCGACGCAGCCCGGGTTTTCAACGATAAATTACGCGCCGAGATCGCGGCCGATTACGAGTTACGCAAAAGAGGAAAAGTATGA
- a CDS encoding PTS sugar transporter subunit IIA: MTGIMIVAHGALAEELINSVAMIMGRVPLLRAVGLRNDQNLDDLKREIETAWRELERGGAQQILVLVDMFGGSCSNVAARLVSESEPGQVAVITGVNLPMVLEASIDRDLYEFKDLVAKMVKAGRKSIVDVRAVLAEKLR, from the coding sequence ATGACCGGGATTATGATAGTCGCCCACGGCGCGTTAGCCGAGGAGCTGATAAATTCGGTGGCTATGATTATGGGGCGCGTACCCTTGCTCCGGGCGGTGGGGCTGCGCAACGACCAGAACCTCGACGACCTGAAGCGAGAGATCGAAACGGCGTGGCGAGAGCTCGAGCGCGGAGGCGCCCAACAAATCCTCGTATTGGTCGATATGTTCGGCGGCTCCTGTTCGAACGTCGCAGCGCGGCTCGTGAGCGAGAGCGAACCGGGACAAGTCGCCGTTATAACGGGCGTTAACCTCCCCATGGTTCTGGAAGCGTCCATAGACCGCGACCTCTACGAATTTAAGGACTTAGTAGCCAAAATGGTTAAGGCCGGCAGGAAATCCATCGTCGACGTTCGAGCCGTACTGGCCGAAAAACTCCGTTAA
- a CDS encoding PTS sugar transporter subunit IIB, producing MGVLLYRVDDRLIHGQVVVGWGRYLKINSILVCSDRVADDELARTMMEMGAPADVKVEVLRPREAAAKLNGDAFAERSAIVLFETPADALRLLDMNVKIEKLNVGGMHFGPGKRQIMEGLSVDEEDCRALCELAARNVRVYFQMVPQARPVEVISKLPRDL from the coding sequence ATGGGCGTTCTTTTATACAGGGTGGACGACCGGTTGATACACGGCCAGGTCGTCGTGGGGTGGGGGCGTTATCTTAAAATTAATTCGATCCTCGTATGCAGCGACCGCGTAGCGGACGACGAATTGGCGCGCACGATGATGGAGATGGGCGCACCGGCGGACGTCAAAGTGGAAGTACTCCGGCCCCGGGAAGCGGCGGCGAAGCTCAACGGCGACGCTTTCGCCGAACGCTCCGCCATCGTACTTTTCGAAACGCCGGCCGACGCCCTCCGCCTCCTGGATATGAACGTTAAAATCGAGAAGTTAAACGTCGGCGGAATGCACTTCGGCCCGGGTAAACGGCAAATCATGGAAGGTTTATCGGTCGACGAAGAGGACTGCCGGGCGCTTTGCGAACTCGCGGCCCGTAATGTCCGGGTTTACTTCCAGATGGTACCCCAAGCCCGGCCGGTAGAGGTCATTTCGAAGCTGCCGCGCGACCTATGA